ATGGTTGGTTTCAGTCCAGCAGGTTCAGGTATTCATGACTGGACTCCTGGTTGAGCTTTTGAATCTGGAAGTGCTGTGCAACACTGCAAACATTGGTATTGATCCAATACCAAGCAAACTAAGAGCAGTATTTCTGGTTCTAATACTTTTAACCAGCTGATGtaggggagagcagtgtgtcattatttatgagctttttttttcttttacatttgccaaattctgaacacattttaattaacaCTAAACAACGACAGCATTGTGATTTTTACTACTTATGATGATTAGTTAACAGTTTTCTTACATATtgatgctgtgtgttttgtagaGCTGGGGTGTAAATGTGCCCGTTTTTAAAGGCCAGcgtctgttgtttaaatgtgctaaaGACTGTAAACGACTGACGTTTATTCTTTCATAAAAAGATTAAAACATTAATTTAACACAGCTCAGTGGGATACAGTGTGGttgggttaattggtgattctaaatgcatgtaggtgtgaatgtaagTGATTGGTTCACGCCCCACCCCCATGACCATGACCTGCAGAAGACAATGTAGGTATGGGTGGGCGGTGGGATACATACTGGACTTTGAGAAACAAAGCATGGATCCGATACTGGCACCAGTGTTGGTATCGATATGCTGCCCACCTCTAACCAAACACGGATTTTCAGGAATCTTACCTTCAGGAAGGGTCCATGTTTTTCCTTACAACCTCACGGAGAGGAGCCACACTTCTAAAGAACATTCAGGACCTTTTTTACCTTCCTGTGAACGCAGTTACAGATATGTTAatgttttaatgactttaatctcagaacaCAGCAGAGCTCTTTAAATTTGAGTTTCTGTACAGATTATAATTTTACAAGGAAAACTTGGATCATCTCTACACATTATCCAAGGTTTTAACTTTTGATGACTTTAATCTACCTTTTTTGTCACCTGCCACACTTTAACAGCCACTGTTAAAATGTGGCACAGATTATTGGGGCCCCCTCACCGTTACTTCCTGAGAGAGTCGCCCTTTTTTGTGATAAATTTCTGTATTTAAATGTTGGATTTTCCAAGTATATTTTCTTTTGCTGAGTGTTTctcaaaacctttttcctaAATCTTTCCAAGACATTAACGTCAGTGGAATCAAGGCTATGACCACATGTACAcgagtttattatttttcccaAATTAGTTTTGGAAAATGTTTTTGTCCtcataaaaccaaaacaaaaaaataacctcAAGGTCTGTGGAGCTGGACAGAGCAGTAGGTGGTGACATAACCATATCCAACAAATAATTCAGCTTGATCCAAAAACACGGCACAGAGGCcaagttttctttttccttcgtctacacataaaacactgaaactcTGGAAGCAACAAAGAAAAAGCCTGCGTGTAGTAAAGTACCGTGTATGTgtgcacctttatttttcttgtttagtCTCAGAGATGAAGCTCGTTTTCTTTATAATTCATGACGTCAATGTCGGACATTATCTAGGCTTGATTCTTTCAAAATATTCCTGACTCTGATTCCATAGGGACTCGGATAATCTGCTGCAAACAGTAAACGAGATAAAAACAATGGGGCGTGATGTTTCGATGATGATCTTTGACCCCAGAGTCAGAGCCTGTCGGACGCTGCACACAGAGAGCTCTGAAACTTCAGGTGAGAGCTGAGTGAAGGTTTATTGACAAAGAGGAGGAAACAGGAAATCTCTTTACACTCAAAACTACCAGGTAAAAAAAGCATGTTAAACAAACTAAGCCCCGCCCCCTCACCGTTACTTCCTGAAAAAGTGTAAAAATAGTTCCTTGGAGTCCGAGGTGCAGTCAAATATTGACCAATTACACGTCCTTTTATTCTCGTACAAACATGACACGGATAGAAAAGAGCATAAAAAACAGTGGCGGTAAAAACGAGGTCAGAATTTATATTTTTCTCACGCCGTTCGTCACGGCTGATTGGTTCTTCGGAGCTGCTGAGTTAAGGCACCGTGAGAGCTCGAAGAGGTAGGAGGCGGGGCCAGGAAAGGCTGAGAGCGTAGAGGAGGGGGCCGTTGTGGAGGGGACGAGGCGGTGTTGGAGGAGGGCGTGGAGGGGCCCGTGGTGATGGTGGCGCGGTTCAGGGACAGTGGTGGCCGCTGGGGCTTGGTGGTAAGGGAGAGCGGCTGCAGCTGCTCGGGGTACGGTGACGTGTGCCCACTGAAGGACGACGAGTGTGTGTGCTCCGTGTGCGTCGGCGCCGGGGCAGCGGGCGAGGCCAGCGACGTGGTGGGAGTCGCGGGAGAGTCCAAGGAGGAGGCGGGGCTCGCCTGTGACAGGTGGGTGTGTGTCAGGTGAGAGACGGTGTGCGGCTGCGTCAGGTGATGGCGCGCGTGTGCAGTCTGTGTGTGCGGTGGAGGCGGCGGTGGGTCCTCGGCTCCCACGGAGACACGAGGCCTCTTCAGCTGCGGGGGGAAGTTGTCTGACGGTGCCGCCGCGGCAACTGAGGAGCAGACGCACAAAAGTGACATCATTGTGACATTTTCTACATcgtcacaaagaaaacagcaaacattGCCTCACCTTCGAGCTTCATCTCCATCCTcgccctcttcctcttcttcttcttcccctgcAGGAAACGAGCCGTGAGCACGTCAGCTGACACGAACATGTGACACATGATCACGCGACTTTCATACTCACATAGTTGTCTCTGGCCGACCAGCCGGGGTAAAGCTTGGAGTGCAGGAGCCTCTCTTGGCGTGCCAGCTCGTAGTATTTGGCCTGCTCGTCCTTCGTCAGTGAGTGCCACTGAGGACGgaaaaaacacagcacacacgTGAAAAATGACGAATCCACGAACacggaaaacaaacaaacaaacaacccacCAATCAGATTCAATCTAAACTTATTTATATAtacttatatttatttacaGCCCTGCAGGACTCGGCCACAGTGAGGAGGAAGAAccctcttttaacaggaagtaggATCAAGAAGGGACAATCTACCTCATCACATGACTTTACCATTATTTTAGCTGTGATGAAATGATTTCATCATAACTTTGAATGTTTGATGATTCAGAGAATCTTACAACTTTCCTTTATGTAATTTTGATAAAGTTAAAATCTCAAACATGAAACTGATTTGATCCTTTCTGAACTTCAGTTTCTTCAATTCATCCCGACGGCTTTATGACGCTACACCTGACATCACTTTCTCCATAATGTCACTAagagtgacctctgacctccaacTTTCTGTCCAAATGACAACttaattattaaaatgtattttattcatAATTGTCTTGATTTATGAATCAAGAATAAAAACTTGATTTATTCTGAAAACATCACAGCTGtcaatcattttacattttaaatgtgaaataaatgtaaatatgaaaacatGAATATTTGAACATGAATATGTGAATAAAATGTGTCTGGAACGTTAAAATGCGTAAAGACATTAGACTAAAAATTAAGCTCCGCCCCCTGGTGCAGTACCCTCTGTCCGAGGATCTGGTTGATGGACGAGCTCTCCTTCACTTTGCACATGGCGACCACTTTGGGCCGCTCCTCCCTCATGTACAGCATAAAGGCGTTCAGCGGCTTCTTGATGTGCAGCTTTTTGTCCTCGTCGCCCTCGCGCTTTGTTTCAGGCGTCGCCTTCCTGTGGGGACACAGGCGTGAGACGGGTGAGCGTAACCTTGGTGACAAAATGGGTGGGAGGAGCAGCTGCTGGAATTAAACTGTGaggccatttatttttaccttGGCTGAACGCTGCTGGCCCCGCCTTCGTCGCAGCTATCACTTTCAGGCTCCTGTTTGACTCTGGTGCGGACGATGGCGGGGTGGGGGACGGACAACTGAGGGGTGGGCACCAAgtgaggagagaagctgctcGACACCAGACTGAACAGAACAGGGAAAGGTTAAATACTACTGGATCATTAACAAAGCAACAATTCAAGGAGTGCTGCTACGTCCCATATCTGAGCATGTACTAATAAAAGcgtcacacagacagactggTTTATGAATGGTATACAGTTGGTATATTGTTGAATTCCAACAGTGAAATAAAGCACGCAGAATAGAAAATGAGACGACAACAAAGAAAATGCTATTTTCCATTAACTTTCATGCTGAACTGAGGAAATATGAACCACATATTTTGAATaccacaaaaaacaagaaactgcATTAAATATGGACATGTTTATTTTAACACCTACTTTGCCCTGAAGAGTCCAGGATAATATATGTTAATTAAATCAGCTTGAGCTATAACACTTTCAACAATGTGAGAAAACTGGCCTGGCTcacctgtttttaaaatatgaatctggattttttttctttaggttttgttttattttgtttatttgtcattttaacaaaataaaccCACAATAATCCAAACTGACTCGAAATGTAAAGCTTTTACTTTGCTAACACAACATCGTGATCCCTCAAGGTGTCCTGAAGCCTGAGGAGTAATACGAGGAACTCTGACATGAGGCGATAAGGTGCGAGGATCACGCTTCACTTCAGCCGCAGTGAGCAGGTGGAGCTGATTCAAAATACACATGAGCATCAAAACGGCATGTTTAGTCTCGGTCACTTACCTCGACATGGAGGCGTTCATGGCGAGTGCTGCCGGCGAGAAGCCCCCGGCCATGGGGTACATATGCTGGCCCTGCCTGCAGACAGAAACACGAGCAGATGTGAGGACTTCTTGTTAGCTGACAGCCGTGTAACGTGTGCAGAAACCTCTCGCCAGCCCCACGACTGGATCTGCCGATGAGGACGGCCGAGGAGGTGGGCGTGTCCCCTCAGTGTTTAAGGCCGGGGCTTTTCCTGGAAGCATTGCTCTGATTCTCCAGCTTTTACCAGTTTTAGGTAAACACGAGCCTGTGTTATTCAGCAGCTGATTGTACAGGTACGGCAGGTTTCACATGAATCGTCGTGATGCCGTGTTTTTATGACTTCCTGGTCGGTGGGAGCCTTCAGGTTGAACTGGATCAACAAACAGAAAGTTCAGCTCCTCGCACTCGCTCTGTCGCTTCCTCATTCATAACTGTGCCAGAAGAGCtcagctctgattggctgaaagGGTCACTGCAGAGCATCAGTGATCCATGTCAGCAGTGGTACTTCAGTACATTTCCTCTGTGCTTCCATGTGACTgagtttttttctctgccctcAGAAACAGCAtcattgtttcctctgaggGCTGTGATGTAATTGTGAGATTACCATGGAAACCCtgaaccgtgtgtgtgtgtatgtgtgtgtttgtgtgtgtgtgtgtggggtacTCACAGCCATCCCAGAGGGTGTGGGATCTGAGGCATGGCTCCGGGGGAGACCGGGTAGCAGGAGGCGTGAGGAGACCGGGACACCCCTGCTGCAGAGACAACTCAGCTTCATGCTTCAGCTTCACCATCATGCCCACAGGATTAAAGATGGAGGCAGGGATGCCGCTTACCTGCTTCAGGAGAGAAGCCAGGTGAGGTCCTCGGTGGGGAGAAGGCCTCGGGGCTATAGGACAGCAGTGGGTGGAGGTGGGACACGTGGGGATGCTGCACTATCGGCACACTGCTGGACTGCAAATGGACAGAGACAGCAGCTAAGAGGCAAAGATGAATATGAGATTATAATCTCAGGGTTCTGGATTATTGTATCAGAGGAAGGACAGATTATTTTCTTATAAACAGCTCTTCGTGTTACTGATGCTTCTGGGCGACTCCCCGACCCAGGCCTTGGTCTGACTCTACCTGTGACATTACTGTAATACTGCTATGTGAGGGTGACTCAGTAATAGGGAAGCAGTTAGCGGGATTAGCGCAGAGCTGGAAGAACAGAATGATCGGATTAAAGCTTTCTGACGGCTCTTCTGTATGCAGATCCACCAGGATATCATTAAAACTGCAACATCAGAAGAATGAAACTCAAAGAAGTGAAGAAGAGATGGATGAAATGGCtgtgtttgtccaccagagggcgcaCTACAACTACAAAGGCCGAGCAGCTGATCGGGgcagtaaataaataagtgcACTCTCCATAAGAGGCTGTGCACATCGCCCTGATTTACAGCGTGGTGATGGTGAGGATGAGAAGGAGCACAGTCCGGCTTGTTTTAACCTCACATGTTGAATCAGTGACTATCTCCGTGACAACATGATAAACTGGAGAAACATCATCCTCCACCTGCCTGAGAACCAATCAGGACGGAGCTGATGTTAGTTTCATCTCTAAGCTCTTACCAGGTGTGAGGGAGTCGCTGTGTCTCTGACGGATGCTCTTCCTGGGACGTCGAGCAGCGGCCACTGAAAGGGCAGGTACtgtggagacacacacacacacacacgttggtCATGATTTCTCTGCAATATTTACCAGTAATCCCAGCACTGACACAAATCTGGATGAAGGGATTAAAGCCCGAAGGAAATCATCTTCCTCAGCCTAATAAAGTCTTTGCTGAAGGCCACGTCTGAGTTTCCTCCCAGCAGGTCGGACTAATCCACAGAACGCCCACAGGAGCAGCCTCCGGCCTCAAACTCACCGTGAAATGTAAACTCATCACCGAGGTCGCCCATCTTATGAAAACGAAGCAAACTTATTGGTGGAGGAACTGAAAGGTCAGACTTTTGCAGACTTTAGCTAAGCTGGCTGAGCACCGCGTGTTCCAGCAGCTCTGTCATAACTGACCAAACTCCATCAATGCTGGAACGAAAGCTGCTCAGACACGTTTCACCTAAGCCTCGTCTGAGCAACGCCACACAGGGAGAACCCGACACTCCCACTTCTGTTTTCATCCAAGTGAAGCTTCAACACGTGTGTCCAAGAACACGTTCACAGATCAGGTTCATGTCTGCAGGAGAACAGCTCACAGGAAGTCATATTACACCATCTGGACACCTCGTTTCCTCACATCAGGATGAACAAACTCACTGCTGCAGCGGcaccaaagtgtgtgtgtgtccgggCTCTGAACACACACGGTGCATCTTTACTTTAACAGCTGCACTGAAGCACTCTGACCCACCTGGATGTTCAGGTGAATGCTGATAATGTGCAGTGATGGAGGTGATGgtgtgacctgtccaggtgtgttGATCTGAAGCTCTGTGTGTCAGTGTTGCAGGAAACACTGACACCAAGATGAGACAACGCACTTTGTGACGCATGTTTACATTCCTGCACACCAGAAACACCAACACAGGGCCACACCCACTGATGAATGGACCAATGACCTGGCTTAcacaggaggaagaagagggacAGATTAGATCTAAACCAAAGTTGTTCTGACCCCACCCCTTCCACAAACTCACACCCCCATCCCCCTCACTTTATCAAATGTAAACAGACCCCAGGTGCTCAGTCCTCCAATCAGCTGTGATCCCTGACCCTTAACCACAGGACCACTGTGACTGATGTGCCTTCTGGACTGCAGTGACATCACCACCAAGCACCTGAGCAGGTGAGCAGTACGTGCtcaaagtccacaaaacacCATGAACCACCAATAAGAACACAGCTCTTATCTGCTCCCACGCTCTGTAACaagcatgtaaacacacacacacacacacacactgcagtgaGATGACTTCCTTTGCATCGTCTCACTTTCCGCCTCGCTTGTTTACACAGAGCGGTGCAACACCTAGTGGTAGGCAGTGTCATAACATAACAGGAAGTTACTGAGTAGGACTTTCTGTTGCAGACTAGCCAGAGCAGTAGAGTCTGAACATCTCCATGACTTGCTGCGATCTCCGGGTAGAAGAATGACGGCAGCTTCCTTTCAGAGTCCAACCTCAGGGTTACCGAGGCACTCCAAAATAAACAAAGCAGACCCCTCCCCCTCTCAGGGAAGTAGTGCTGCATAACCCTGAGTGAAAAAGAGGCGTGCTGATGGTGGCAGGATGCCCTGGGTGGATTCAGAAGCGTTGGCTCATGGCGCACAGCAGACATGTTTGGCCTGACTTACGTCCACAGCTCAGCTGCGTCAGTTGCTTAGTCATCCAGCTGCTTTTAGGGTCCTGAAGATGCTCCACTTCAACCTGCAATTCCAGCCTGAATGGAGCTCCTTTCTGTAGGTCTCTGGGGGTCCACCTACACCGTGCTGTGGGATGGAGGAGGCAGTGATTGTGGTCGAGGTGGTTTTCGCTGTCCAGCTGTTGGAGGTTATTCTGGAGCGATGATTGGCTGAAGCAGAACCATGGTGCTGTGGTCTTTTCTTATGGATGTAATGGCCTTCGTTTCCTGGAGGGCGAGGTTGGGAGGAGCAGTCCACCCTGACTGCTGATCTGAGTCTGGGAGGTGAAGACATCTATCAAGCTGCTGCCTTGTCTTCCTGTTCTGGTCCTGATGGTCCGGGTTCTGCCTCGGGATCAGATGAAGGAGACGCCTTCAGTTTGATGATGTCAGAGCGTGTGTCATGAACCATCAGTCTGACCCAGATCTGCAGCGAGCAGCaagaacttcctgtttcctccACGTTTGGGAATaaactgtttctgttctgtgtacaGGAACACAGTGAAGAAAgcagaactgtgtgtgtgtgactgtgtgtgactgtgcgttagtgtgtgtgtccctctgtgtgtgagGGTGTTTAAACAGGTTGTCCTCCTGGTATTTTAAGACTCTGCAGACAATATGAAGGAAAACAAAGGAGCTGTGGGTCTGTCTGGCCTGCTGAGAGGGACCAACtttaactaaacacacacacacacacacacacacacacacacacacacacacacacacacacacacacacacacacacacacacggccggCTTTATCAACAACCTTTTAAAGCCCAGCCCCCTCGGTCCTCCTGCTTCCATTCACTACAGCTCAGGTGTGACTGACTGCAAGCCATCTCAGCCAATCAGTCAGATGCTGATTACAGCACTGCAAACAGACGAGAAGCTCTGTGTGTAAAATAAGAATCACCAACACTTCACCAGCGTGTCCCCACAGGTCTGAGATTCAACTCAAAACAGAGACACTGAAAACAGCACATCAGACTGGTTAAACTGGTTCAAGTTGGGATTAAATCCAAAGCTCACACAAAAATAtagatataataaaaatataatcatCGTGTTGTTTTCTGTTCTGCAGAGGCTTCTATGCAGACATTCAGACACCACCCCACAGAGCAGGTGGAGAACCAGCTGTAACCTCAGGCTAAAAGATTAAAGTCggaaagctgcagttcctctgacggCCAGCAGGCGTGGCCCACACTGAAATGTCCAACTTTGGGAGAAATGATtggtcacttggatgagtgactgAAAATTCATGTGTAGATGAACACATTCACTTTTTTGGGACTGGCTGACTGAACATCATCAAGACAGTACAGCAGACATGAACATGCTTCCAAACCTGCTCTCCTGTCACGTGTTtataaatccatccatcctcttctgcttatctgggACCAGTTGCGTGGGCAGCAGcacaacagcacaagcagagaaagcccagacctccctctccccagccacctcctccagcttgtccgggagaacaccaaggcgttcccaggccagctgagagatataatctctccagcgtgtcctgtgTCTGCCAGGTGGCGTTTATAAATCACCAGTTTAAACACcaatgatgatgtcacagtgccCCATCAATCTTTTGTATACAGTCTATGCACTAACCTGCAAAGGGCCTGAGTGTGTGGGCAGCTTTAAATGGAGATATTCGCATGTATCAACATGCACGTGTTACCAAAAAACAGGACTGACACGCTCAAAttaccccacacacacacacacacacacacacacacacacacacacaccttctttCAGATCCTTGAAGCTAGTGTATTTGCAGTGTCTATgtatgcagtgtgtgtgtgtgtgtgtgtgtgtgtgtgtgtgtgtgtgtgtgtgtgtgtgcacatgcgcATGTTTGCAGTGCCCGATTAATGACAGCCTCTGACCCGCCCTCAGACTGCCAggcacacctcctcctcctgctcctccaaaacactgaggctacgtccacactaatgcgtttttgtttgaaaacgcatcgttttctctccgtttcGGCCTcctgtccacactgagacggcgttttcctcaaggaaaaatgcagcgttttgaaaacgctctcgaaaacgcatacatttcaaaacGGAGCTGTCCagtcgcagtgtggacactgGAAAAtgcagactttctaaaacgatgacgcattttagtcatgtgaccaactaaacaaagatagcggagggcattatacagcagttgctttgattgctctcaattttgacagccctaaaaaaagattaatatcagtttgtacatgctccaggtagcttttcttcaaattctttaattctcactcactTTTGCGAATGCGCAGGACTGGAACATAAGCGTTTTgggccgtttcaatgtggacgcacaactctgtgaaaacgactgaaaacgcaAGTGTAGacgcggagcgttttcagacgaaaacgctgttttcaaatctatctgtgctagtgtggacgtagcctgagagGGGTGCAGGAGGTCTGAACTGTGAGCAGAGCAGAGATACCTGTGCTCTTTCACACCTGAGCAGCATCACCAGACTGCAGGTGTGGCTCGTACCCGACACCTGGACCCGGCTCTGGTCTTTCAGCAGCTGCATAAAGGCTTCCTTTGCTGTCTTGTGTAATCTCAACAATGAACATAACCCACTTTTGGTTATCACACATGTAAAATAATTTGAAGAGAAAttacaaaaatgaaattttTCTGAACCTGAAATCCACTGCGGAGTCAGTTTTATCCTGATGCtcttttctcagtgtttctgtcaaaAGACGTTTCAGTAGCCGGAGGCCAAACTGCGACTTAGCTAACCAGCTCTCGGGTAATGATAACAATAACAAACCCACCTGAGAGCTTTCAGACTTTAAACACacaggagaaggaaagaaacCCCAGACCTGGGTTCCTGGGAATACTCGGCTGTAAAACTGACATGAAATGTGGCCTCAGGGGGAAAATGATTTATTTGTGACAACCTCAGGGAGTGGCACCAATCATCCTCCACCTCTGGTGCCAGGATAACAACTGGACAACTCTGCCCTCCCAACACAGTGGTCCCTAAAACAGCATCCATCTTTCCTCCAGTCTGTCATATCGACTCTTTTTAAACCGCATCACAAACTTCCAGATCAGGCTGAACAACCGTAAAACCACCTTCTCGTCATCATCCACTTTGCTCTGTAACCACGGTTTGCTTTAAGCCCCGCCTCTACCCAAGAGCAGCATTCAGATCAGAGCCCCTCACCGTCACACTGCATTAACCTCTAATCCCAGCTCGCCAACCCCAAGCTACAGCAGCTAATCTGCAGCTCGTCACTGAGCTCGACCTGCCCAaccacacacgcgcgcgcacacacacgctcgTGCACGCAGCCTTCAGGTGAGTCAGCGTGATTTTCGTCTCTGCTGCGGCCTTCTGTCGTGTTAAAGTGTGTCACGTGAATGGCTTCATGTGCATGAGCATGACTGAGCTGTACCAACTGTAAGTAcacatctaaaaataaatcacctaaaaaagtaaataaataaataaacaaataaataaaaatgctcaaattgataaaatatttgaaaaacagaaaatctattttaaaaattcaaaaacataaaatgttatctatagaattttaaaattcaataataaaatttaaaattctATAGATaacattttatgtttttcagaTAGCATTgacaaaaatctaaaaaaaaaaaatgtaattaaaatctgaatgaaaatgaaaaatgaaagccaaATGAAAAAACACTTTCAGCATCTCTGTGTCTTACCGTTCGGGCACCTGCCGTCAGGGCTCCATTGGCGAGGTACGGGCTGCAGAGGTTCCCGAGGTCAGGGAACATGAAGAACGGGTACCCGACGTAGGGCGAGGGCTGGAGGACGCCTCCATCACGCTGCTGCTTCCTCAGAGCTGAGAAATAGATAAAAAGGATCAACAGTGCACGCTGACCTGAGACCAGTTCAAGTTCAGGCTCACATTCAGTTCAGCTTTTACAGCCCAAGACCTGAATCAGATTATTAATCAGCTGCATCTCCAGTGAAACCCTCATTCTGATTAAGATCAGGAATTTACGATGCCAAACACCCTCTGACTTCACCGCACTGCTGGAAGCAGGAAGCTTACACGTGTAAGCACAAAAATGTCGGCTAAAATAAATCAATgccaaaaacaaaatttaaaccAAGCTAATGAAAAATTTCTTTTAAGTAATTTATCATTACTAAAATatctaattaaaataaataaagtgttcTAAAAGAGCCAATGAGAG
The Maylandia zebra isolate NMK-2024a linkage group LG7, Mzebra_GT3a, whole genome shotgun sequence DNA segment above includes these coding regions:
- the LOC101466461 gene encoding transcription factor 7-like 1-A isoform X2 is translated as MPQLSREDGDDLGASDELIAFKDEGEQEEKRNVSAERDLDDVKSSLVNESETNSSSDSEADRRPEPRPGVVSRGRQSQLSEEALRKQQRDGGVLQPSPYVGYPFFMFPDLGNLCSPYLANGALTAGARTYLPFQWPLLDVPGRASVRDTATPSHLSSSVPIVQHPHVSHLHPLLSYSPEAFSPPRTSPGFSPEAGVSRSPHASCYPVSPGAMPQIPHPLGWLQGQHMYPMAGGFSPAALAMNASMSSLVSSSFSPHLVPTPQLSVPHPAIVRTRVKQEPESDSCDEGGASSVQPRKATPETKREGDEDKKLHIKKPLNAFMLYMREERPKVVAMCKVKESSSINQILGQRWHSLTKDEQAKYYELARQERLLHSKLYPGWSARDNYGKKKKRKRARMEMKLEVAAAAPSDNFPPQLKRPRVSVGAEDPPPPPPHTQTAHARHHLTQPHTVSHLTHTHLSQASPASSLDSPATPTTSLASPAAPAPTHTEHTHSSSFSGHTSPYPEQLQPLSLTTKPQRPPLSLNRATITTGPSTPSSNTASSPPQRPPPLRSQPFLAPPPTSSSSHGALTQQLRRTNQP
- the LOC101466461 gene encoding transcription factor 7-like 1-A isoform X1, which translates into the protein MPQLSREDGDDLGASDELIAFKDEGEQEEKRNVSAERDLDDVKSSLVNESETNSSSDSEADRRPEPRPGVVSRGRQSQLSEEALRKQQRDGGVLQPSPYVGYPFFMFPDLGNLCSPYLANGALTAGARTYLPFQWPLLDVPGRASVRDTATPSHLSSSVPIVQHPHVSHLHPLLSYSPEAFSPPRTSPGFSPEAAGVSRSPHASCYPVSPGAMPQIPHPLGWLQGQHMYPMAGGFSPAALAMNASMSSLVSSSFSPHLVPTPQLSVPHPAIVRTRVKQEPESDSCDEGGASSVQPRKATPETKREGDEDKKLHIKKPLNAFMLYMREERPKVVAMCKVKESSSINQILGQRWHSLTKDEQAKYYELARQERLLHSKLYPGWSARDNYGKKKKRKRARMEMKLEVAAAAPSDNFPPQLKRPRVSVGAEDPPPPPPHTQTAHARHHLTQPHTVSHLTHTHLSQASPASSLDSPATPTTSLASPAAPAPTHTEHTHSSSFSGHTSPYPEQLQPLSLTTKPQRPPLSLNRATITTGPSTPSSNTASSPPQRPPPLRSQPFLAPPPTSSSSHGALTQQLRRTNQP